The Tistrella mobilis genome window below encodes:
- a CDS encoding substrate-binding domain-containing protein: MSLNWKRLAVAAATAAAIGTAPAMAADPIRIALISGKTGPLEAYAKQTHTGLMMGLEYATQGTMELDGRKIEVIEKDTQLKPEIARAVLAEAYGDDEVDLAIGPTSSGDALAMLPVAQEYQKILLVEPAVADSITGDKWNRYIFRTGRNSSQDAISNAVALGKPGVKIATLAQDYAFGRDGVTAFREALASTGAEIVHEEYVPRDTTDFTAPAQRIFDALDGVQGDKVLFVIWAGASTPFAKLAAMEPERRGIKIATGGNILPAMAAYKALPGMEGATYYYYDIPKNPVNDWLVTEHQKRFGTPPDFFTAGGMSAGIAAVEAIRKAGSTETEDLIKAMEGMEFMSPKGKMIFRKEDHQALQEMYHFRIKVDDTVAWGIPELVRVIGIDEMNVPVRNKR, translated from the coding sequence ATGTCGCTCAACTGGAAGCGCCTGGCCGTCGCGGCAGCGACGGCGGCGGCGATCGGCACGGCACCCGCGATGGCGGCCGATCCGATCAGGATCGCGCTGATCTCGGGCAAGACCGGCCCGCTGGAAGCCTATGCCAAGCAGACCCATACCGGCCTGATGATGGGCCTGGAATATGCGACCCAGGGCACGATGGAACTCGACGGCCGCAAGATCGAGGTCATCGAGAAGGACACCCAGCTGAAGCCGGAAATCGCCCGCGCGGTGCTGGCGGAGGCCTATGGTGATGACGAGGTCGACCTCGCCATCGGCCCGACCTCTTCGGGCGATGCGCTGGCGATGCTGCCGGTGGCGCAGGAATACCAGAAGATCCTGCTGGTCGAGCCGGCGGTGGCGGATTCGATTACCGGTGACAAGTGGAACCGCTACATCTTCCGCACCGGCCGCAACTCGTCGCAGGATGCGATCTCGAACGCCGTGGCGCTGGGCAAGCCGGGCGTGAAGATCGCGACCCTCGCCCAGGATTATGCTTTCGGTCGCGACGGCGTCACCGCCTTCCGCGAGGCGCTGGCATCGACCGGTGCCGAGATCGTGCACGAGGAATATGTCCCGCGCGACACCACCGACTTCACCGCCCCGGCGCAGCGCATCTTCGACGCGCTGGATGGCGTGCAGGGCGACAAGGTGCTGTTCGTGATCTGGGCCGGCGCCTCCACGCCCTTCGCCAAGCTGGCGGCAATGGAGCCCGAGCGGCGCGGCATCAAGATCGCGACCGGCGGTAACATCCTGCCGGCCATGGCCGCTTACAAGGCGCTGCCGGGCATGGAGGGTGCCACCTATTACTATTACGACATTCCGAAGAACCCGGTGAACGACTGGCTGGTGACCGAGCATCAGAAGCGCTTCGGCACCCCGCCGGACTTCTTCACCGCCGGTGGCATGTCGGCCGGCATCGCCGCGGTCGAGGCCATCCGCAAGGCCGGGTCCACCGAGACCGAAGACCTGATCAAGGCCATGGAAGGCATGGAGTTCATGTCGCCCAAGGGCAAGATGATCTTCCGCAAGGAAGACCATCAGGCGCTGCAGGAGATGTACCACTTCAGGATCAAGGTCGACGACACCGTCGCCTGGGGCATCCCCGAGCTGGTGCGTGTCATCGGTATCGACGAAATGAATGTGCCGGTGCGCAACAAGCGCTGA